Proteins encoded by one window of Channa argus isolate prfri chromosome 1, Channa argus male v1.0, whole genome shotgun sequence:
- the elmo1 gene encoding engulfment and cell motility protein 1 isoform X5, translating into MQVVREQIMRALTLKPNSLDQFKSRLQNLSYTEILKIRQSERMNQEDFQSRPIQELREKIQPEIMELIKQQRLNRLCEGTCFRKISSRRRQDKFWYCRLSPNHKVLHYGDLEESPQGEVPHDSLQDKLPVADIKAVITGKDCPHMKEKGALKQNKEVLELAFSVLYESDEYLNFIAPDKHEYCVWTDGLNALLGKEMTSEYTKSDMDTLLSMEMKLRLLDLENIQIPEAPPPIPKEPSNYDFVYDCN; encoded by the exons ATGCAGGTGGTGAGGGAGCAGATCATGCGAGCGCTGACTCTCAAGCCTAATTCCCTGGACCAGTTCAAGAGTCGTCTGCAGAACCTGAGCTACACAGAGATCCTGAAAATACGCCAGTCCGAGAGAATGAATCAGGAAGACTTCCAGTCCCGTCCCATCCA ggAGCTAAGGGAGAAGATCCAGCCAGAGATCATGGAGCTGATCAAACAACAGAGGCTCAACAGGTTGTGCGAAGGAACCTGCTTTAGGAAAATCAGTAGTCGAAGGAGGCAAG ATAAGTTTTGGTATTGCCGTCTGTCGCCGAATCATAAAGTCCTGCACTATGGAGATCTGGAGGAGAGCCCTCAGGGCGAGGTGCCCCACGACTCTTTACAGGACAAAC TGCCTGTGGCTGATATCAAAGCTGTTATAACTGGCAAAGACTGTCCTCACATGAAGGAGAAGGGAGCCCTGAAGCaaaacaag GAGGTGTTAGAGCTGGCCTTCTCTGTCCTCTACGAGTCCGACGAGTACTTAAACTTTATTGCTCCTGACAAGCATGAG TACTGCGTGTGGACAGATGGTCTAAACGCCCTTCTTGGTAAGGAGATGACCAGCGAATACACCAAATCTGACATGGACACCCTCCTTTCAATGGAGATGAAGCTTCGCCTCTTGGATTTAGAGAACATCCAGATTCCCGAGGCCCCACCCCCGATTCCCAAAGAACCTAGCAACTATGACTTTGTTTACGACTGTAACTAG